The following proteins are co-located in the Trichormus variabilis 0441 genome:
- the eno gene encoding phosphopyruvate hydratase — MSNIVDTAIEAIVAREILDSRGRPTIEAEVHLLSGAVGLAQVPSGASTGTFEAHELRDKDKSRYGGKGVLKAVHNVNEVLAPKLIDLDAINQELIDRTMIALDGSGNKSNLGANAILAVSLAAARAGAASLGIPLYRYLGGPLANLLPVPLMNVINGGAHAANNVDFQEFMIVPVGATSFREALRWGAEVFATLSEVLHDKGLLTGVGDEGGFAPNLESNQVALELLVAAIEKAGYKPGEQVALALDVAASEFYKEGQYVYDGRPHAPTEFIDYLGQLVDQYPIVSIEDGLHEEDWQNWQLLTQKVGSRVQLVGDDLFVTNATRLQKGIQEKAGNAILIKLNQIGSLTETLETIDLGTRNGFRSVISHRSGETEDTTIADLAVATRAGQIKTGSLCRSERVAKYNRLLRIEDELGDRAVYAGAVGLGPK, encoded by the coding sequence ATGAGTAATATTGTCGATACAGCCATTGAGGCAATTGTCGCCCGCGAAATTCTCGACTCACGCGGTAGACCAACAATAGAAGCGGAAGTACATTTATTAAGCGGTGCTGTCGGCTTGGCACAAGTTCCTAGCGGCGCTTCCACAGGCACATTTGAAGCCCATGAACTCAGGGACAAAGATAAAAGCCGTTACGGCGGTAAAGGGGTACTCAAGGCTGTACACAACGTGAATGAAGTACTAGCCCCAAAGTTAATTGATTTGGATGCTATTAACCAAGAACTCATCGACCGGACGATGATTGCCCTTGATGGTTCTGGTAACAAATCAAATTTGGGTGCAAATGCGATTTTAGCCGTTTCTTTGGCAGCTGCTAGAGCCGGGGCGGCATCTTTGGGGATTCCCCTATATCGTTACTTAGGCGGCCCTTTGGCGAATTTGTTGCCTGTGCCTTTGATGAACGTGATTAACGGCGGGGCGCACGCTGCTAATAACGTGGATTTCCAAGAATTTATGATCGTTCCCGTTGGTGCAACTTCCTTCCGGGAAGCCCTGCGTTGGGGTGCTGAGGTATTTGCTACCCTCAGTGAAGTGCTGCATGATAAGGGCTTGCTGACAGGTGTAGGCGATGAAGGTGGTTTTGCACCTAACTTGGAATCCAATCAGGTAGCCTTGGAATTGCTAGTTGCAGCCATTGAAAAAGCAGGATACAAGCCAGGGGAACAAGTAGCCCTAGCGTTAGATGTGGCGGCTAGTGAATTTTATAAGGAAGGGCAGTATGTCTATGATGGTAGACCCCATGCACCAACCGAGTTTATCGATTACTTAGGGCAGTTGGTTGATCAATACCCAATTGTGTCCATTGAAGATGGCTTACACGAAGAAGATTGGCAAAATTGGCAATTACTCACCCAAAAAGTCGGTTCACGGGTGCAGTTAGTGGGCGATGACTTGTTTGTAACAAACGCTACCCGCTTACAAAAAGGCATCCAAGAAAAAGCAGGTAACGCCATTTTGATTAAACTCAATCAAATTGGTTCCTTGACTGAAACCCTAGAAACCATCGACTTAGGAACTCGTAACGGTTTCCGTTCAGTCATTAGCCATCGTTCTGGTGAAACAGAAGACACCACCATTGCTGATTTAGCCGTTGCTACCCGTGCAGGTCAAATCAAAACTGGTTCCCTCTGTCGTAGTGAACGGGTAGCCAAATACAACCGCTTGCTACGTATCGAAGATGAATTAGGCGATCGCGCTGTTTATGCTGGGGCTGTGGGTTTAGGGCCGAAATAG
- the ribBA gene encoding bifunctional 3,4-dihydroxy-2-butanone-4-phosphate synthase/GTP cyclohydrolase II has protein sequence MFDSIDAALSDLKAGRAIVVVDDENRENEGDLICAAQFATPDMINFMAVEARGLICLAMTGDRLDELDLPLMVTNITDPNQTAFTVSVDASPHLGVSTGISAEDRARTIQITLNPATKPSDLRRPGHIFPLRAKAGGVLKRAGHTEAAVDLSRLAGLYPAGVICEIQNPDGSMARLQQLIEYAKHHDLKIISIADLISYRLQHDRLVYREVITKLPSQFGQFDIYAYRHTLDNTEHVAIVKGNPENFRDEPVMVRMHSECLTGDALGSLRCDCRMQLQAALKMIETAGQGVVVYLRQEGRGIGLINKLKAYSLQDMGLDTVEANERLGFPADLRDYGMGAQMLMDLGVKKIRLITNNPRKIAGVKGYGLEVVDRVPLLIEANDYNSYYLATKAKKLGHMLLQTYLVTVAIHWQDDPQLVTKRYERLEKLRHLVRSYDLLLQEEARPLAIALFDKPSLIVHLGFDQEKVASCDWYSQSGHPYLQAILPILDNLATLPYVQKLEFLISSGSDPLSNLQVQLDRQTISPDKLPSSVGSDLETQKIYSFSKEVEE, from the coding sequence ATGTTTGATTCTATTGATGCTGCCTTATCAGATTTAAAAGCCGGTCGTGCCATTGTAGTGGTAGATGATGAAAATCGAGAAAATGAAGGCGATTTGATTTGTGCTGCTCAATTCGCCACACCTGACATGATTAATTTTATGGCAGTGGAAGCAAGAGGGTTGATTTGTTTAGCAATGACAGGCGATCGCCTCGATGAACTCGACCTACCATTGATGGTGACAAATATCACCGACCCCAACCAGACAGCTTTTACTGTCAGTGTTGATGCTAGCCCCCATCTGGGCGTATCTACTGGTATATCAGCCGAAGACCGGGCGCGGACAATTCAAATCACACTCAACCCAGCCACCAAACCTTCAGATTTGCGTCGTCCTGGTCATATTTTTCCTTTACGGGCTAAAGCTGGCGGGGTACTGAAACGTGCTGGACATACAGAGGCTGCTGTTGATTTATCTCGCTTGGCTGGACTATACCCGGCTGGGGTGATTTGTGAAATTCAAAACCCCGATGGTTCAATGGCAAGGTTACAGCAGTTAATTGAATATGCCAAACACCACGATCTGAAAATTATTAGTATTGCCGATTTAATTAGTTATCGCCTACAACACGATCGCCTGGTATATCGTGAAGTAATTACCAAACTACCCAGTCAATTCGGTCAATTTGACATCTACGCCTATCGTCACACCCTCGACAATACAGAACACGTTGCTATCGTCAAGGGCAATCCAGAAAATTTTCGAGATGAACCTGTGATGGTGCGGATGCACTCAGAATGTTTAACAGGTGATGCTTTGGGTTCTTTGCGCTGCGATTGTCGGATGCAGTTACAAGCTGCCTTGAAAATGATTGAAACTGCGGGTCAAGGTGTGGTTGTCTACCTACGGCAAGAAGGACGGGGGATTGGGTTAATTAACAAACTCAAAGCCTACTCCTTACAGGATATGGGACTGGATACAGTGGAAGCTAACGAGCGCTTGGGTTTCCCCGCAGACTTGCGTGACTATGGTATGGGAGCGCAAATGCTCATGGATTTGGGTGTGAAAAAGATCCGCCTGATTACCAACAATCCCCGGAAAATTGCCGGGGTTAAGGGATACGGCTTGGAAGTAGTTGACCGCGTGCCATTACTCATTGAAGCCAACGATTATAATTCTTACTACTTGGCGACCAAGGCGAAAAAACTCGGTCATATGCTGTTGCAGACTTACCTCGTAACTGTAGCTATTCACTGGCAAGATGACCCACAATTGGTAACAAAACGCTATGAACGTTTAGAGAAACTGCGGCATTTAGTCAGAAGCTATGATTTATTGTTACAGGAAGAAGCCCGACCATTGGCGATCGCTCTTTTCGATAAGCCATCCTTGATAGTACACTTAGGTTTCGACCAAGAAAAAGTCGCTAGTTGTGATTGGTATAGCCAAAGCGGTCATCCTTACCTACAAGCAATTTTGCCAATTCTCGATAACCTCGCAACCCTACCTTACGTCCAGAAACTTGAATTTCTGATTTCTTCCGGTAGCGATCCCCTCAGTAACTTGCAAGTCCAATTAGACCGGCAAACAATTTCACCTGATAAATTACCTTCCTCCGTAGGTAGCGATTTGGAAACACAGAAAATTTATAGTTTTAGTAAAGAGGTGGAAGAATAA
- a CDS encoding dipeptide epimerase — protein MQVEVILFTVNKRFPLTISRGTTAKTTNVWVKIVHNDIEGWGEASPFGVGNYGQSTNVIKDYLQQIVPFLEPFSPLQRQEIEQVFIKYQVPSAVRAALDMAMHDWLGKSVGLPLWQIWGLDRQAIVPTSVTIGIDTPEAARIRTRDWLDFTDVRLLKVKLGSPQGIEADKKMLLAVQQEAPAQEFFVDANGGWSLSDAVEMCNWLADLGIKYIEQPLVRGREEDLIKLKEKSPLPIFVDESCFNSKDIPRLASYVDGINIKLMKSGGLTEALRMVHTAKACGLQVMFGCYSDSTLSNTAAAQLAPLADYLDLDSHLNLSDDPFTGALLKEGRVLPNDLPGLGVKYSASAT, from the coding sequence ATGCAGGTAGAAGTCATTTTGTTTACGGTCAATAAAAGATTTCCTTTGACCATTAGTCGTGGCACTACGGCAAAGACTACAAATGTCTGGGTGAAGATTGTACACAATGACATCGAAGGTTGGGGAGAGGCTTCACCGTTTGGTGTAGGTAATTATGGACAATCAACTAATGTCATCAAAGACTACTTGCAGCAAATTGTGCCATTCTTAGAACCATTTAGCCCGTTGCAGCGACAGGAAATAGAGCAAGTCTTTATCAAATATCAGGTTCCTTCCGCAGTCAGGGCAGCTTTAGATATGGCGATGCACGACTGGCTGGGTAAATCTGTGGGTTTACCTTTGTGGCAAATCTGGGGACTCGATCGCCAGGCTATAGTACCAACTTCTGTTACCATTGGTATTGATACACCGGAAGCCGCCAGGATACGGACAAGAGACTGGTTAGATTTTACAGATGTTCGCTTGTTGAAAGTGAAGTTGGGCAGTCCGCAGGGTATAGAAGCAGATAAGAAGATGCTTTTAGCTGTGCAGCAAGAAGCACCAGCACAAGAGTTTTTTGTGGATGCCAACGGTGGTTGGAGTTTGTCAGATGCGGTGGAAATGTGCAATTGGCTGGCTGATTTGGGGATCAAATATATTGAACAGCCACTAGTTAGAGGACGAGAAGAGGATTTAATCAAACTCAAGGAAAAATCCCCCCTACCGATTTTTGTGGATGAAAGTTGCTTTAACAGTAAAGATATTCCCCGTTTAGCTAGTTATGTAGATGGCATCAATATTAAATTGATGAAATCTGGGGGTTTAACTGAGGCACTAAGGATGGTACACACAGCCAAAGCTTGTGGGTTACAAGTCATGTTTGGCTGTTATTCTGACAGTACATTATCCAATACGGCGGCGGCACAATTAGCGCCATTAGCTGATTATTTAGACTTAGACAGTCACCTCAACTTAAGCGATGATCCTTTTACAGGTGCATTGTTAAAAGAAGGGCGAGTATTACCAAACGATTTACCAGGCTTGGGGGTAAAATATAGTGCGTCTGCCACTTAA
- a CDS encoding GTPase family protein: protein MTRRGDNSWANRVTGVWKKAADSVVQRLPVEQVSQKFVQWFSVSEAEVAEILEKVRQELPTTEAVLIGKPQAGKSSIVRGLTGVSAEIVGQGFCPHTQHTQRYAYPSNDLPLLVFTDTVGLGDINQETQAVIQELIGDLQEKSSRARVLILTVKINDFATDTLRQIAQELRRKYPEIPCLLAVTCLHEVYPPGVEDHPDYPPNYEEINRAFAAIQAAFTGLYDRSLLIDFTLEEDGYNPVFYGLDALRDNLAELLPEAEAQAIYQLLDKPTSEKLGNIYRDAGRRYTLSFAVMAAALAAVPLPFATMPVLTALQVSMVTLLGKLYGQTLTPSQAGGIVSAIAGGFLAQAIGRELVKFIPGFGSAIAASWAAAYTWSLGETACVYFGDLMGGNKPDPQKIQSVMQEAFAKAKEQFKGIKS, encoded by the coding sequence ATGACTAGGCGAGGCGATAATTCTTGGGCAAATCGTGTGACTGGTGTCTGGAAAAAGGCAGCAGATAGTGTGGTGCAGCGATTACCAGTGGAACAGGTTTCTCAGAAGTTTGTCCAGTGGTTTAGTGTGAGTGAAGCCGAAGTTGCCGAGATTTTGGAAAAGGTACGCCAAGAACTGCCAACTACAGAGGCTGTGCTAATTGGCAAGCCACAAGCAGGTAAAAGTTCCATTGTGCGGGGTCTAACAGGCGTTTCTGCGGAGATTGTCGGACAAGGCTTTTGTCCCCACACCCAACACACCCAACGCTACGCCTATCCATCTAACGACTTGCCTTTACTAGTTTTTACTGATACCGTAGGGCTAGGCGATATCAACCAGGAAACTCAGGCAGTAATTCAAGAGTTGATAGGAGACTTACAAGAAAAAAGTAGCCGCGCCAGAGTCTTGATTTTGACAGTGAAAATCAATGATTTCGCTACTGATACCTTGCGACAAATTGCCCAAGAATTGCGGCGCAAATATCCAGAAATTCCCTGTTTACTCGCAGTTACTTGTTTACATGAAGTTTACCCCCCTGGTGTTGAGGATCATCCAGATTATCCACCAAACTATGAGGAAATAAACAGGGCTTTTGCGGCGATTCAAGCAGCTTTTACAGGACTTTATGACCGTTCACTCCTCATCGACTTTACCCTAGAAGAAGATGGCTACAATCCTGTATTTTACGGCTTAGATGCCCTCAGAGATAATTTGGCAGAACTCCTCCCAGAAGCGGAAGCCCAAGCTATTTACCAGTTATTAGATAAGCCAACAAGCGAGAAACTGGGCAATATTTACCGGGATGCAGGCAGACGTTACACCTTATCATTTGCGGTGATGGCTGCTGCACTCGCAGCCGTACCCTTACCCTTTGCCACGATGCCAGTACTCACTGCATTGCAAGTATCGATGGTGACGCTTTTAGGTAAATTATATGGTCAAACACTCACACCATCCCAAGCAGGTGGTATTGTGAGTGCGATCGCCGGTGGTTTTTTAGCCCAAGCCATAGGAAGAGAGTTAGTTAAGTTTATCCCAGGATTTGGGAGTGCGATCGCCGCATCTTGGGCAGCCGCTTACACCTGGTCTTTAGGGGAGACAGCCTGCGTCTACTTTGGCGATTTAATGGGTGGTAATAAACCAGACCCGCAAAAAATCCAATCTGTCATGCAGGAAGCTTTTGCCAAAGCGAAAGAACAATTTAAAGGAATTAAATCCTGA
- a CDS encoding LolA family protein: MKFTLKAIAFFTGLAMFGEAANAVQLRLPQQPLNHATSISQATEPLDLSLLAKSVTNLLQSDRHQTDSQIEFKVGSKGTETTIYLQSRMITQSGKKFRAEVAYTKPGEAAKTGNLVISDGKQVWIYRSDLRQYSVTSYQDFKDSSDWVLIGISSFVFLDFPEEDRKVVVDGNLSDKNVLTYLGLVSNGELKGETRKFDGQTAYVYDYKDPKDGFTLSAFVNLETAILQQVQLAGKSDDLDILLTEKILSKTVNPTINANTFRFVPPKGTQRVKTLSISPL; encoded by the coding sequence ATGAAATTTACTTTAAAAGCGATCGCCTTTTTTACTGGTCTGGCTATGTTCGGGGAAGCGGCAAATGCTGTCCAATTACGTCTACCCCAGCAGCCTCTTAATCATGCCACCAGCATTAGTCAAGCTACAGAACCGTTAGATTTATCTTTGCTGGCGAAAAGTGTTACCAATCTCTTACAAAGCGATCGCCATCAAACTGATTCTCAGATAGAATTTAAAGTCGGTAGTAAAGGTACTGAGACGACAATTTACTTGCAAAGTAGAATGATTACCCAGTCAGGGAAAAAGTTTCGGGCTGAAGTTGCTTATACAAAGCCAGGAGAAGCTGCCAAAACTGGTAACTTAGTTATTTCTGACGGTAAACAAGTGTGGATTTATCGCTCCGATTTGCGACAATATTCCGTTACTTCCTATCAAGATTTTAAAGACTCTAGCGACTGGGTTTTAATTGGTATCTCCTCTTTTGTTTTTCTAGATTTCCCAGAGGAAGATAGAAAAGTTGTTGTTGATGGTAACTTATCAGACAAAAATGTTTTGACATACCTTGGCTTGGTTAGTAACGGCGAACTCAAGGGAGAAACACGTAAATTTGATGGTCAAACAGCTTACGTGTATGACTACAAAGACCCAAAAGACGGATTTACATTAAGCGCCTTCGTCAATCTGGAAACAGCTATTCTCCAGCAAGTACAATTAGCCGGCAAATCAGACGATTTAGATATTCTCTTAACCGAAAAAATCTTAAGTAAAACAGTAAATCCTACTATCAATGCCAATACTTTCCGATTTGTACCGCCTAAAGGTACTCAAAGAGTGAAAACCCTCTCTATTAGCCCTTTGTGA
- the thiD gene encoding bifunctional hydroxymethylpyrimidine kinase/phosphomethylpyrimidine kinase: MNAETISRVPVALTIAGSDSGGGAGIQADLRTFAFHCVHGTSAITCVTAQNTLGVARVDAMSPEAVAAQIQAVVEDIGVQAAKTGMLLNQGIIATVAQQVETLGINNLVVDPVMVSRTGAQLIDDNAIKTLRQQLIPLAAIITPNRYEAQILSGLPINTLDDMRAAAQVIHRNLKAKAVLVKGGGMQGNARGVDIWFDGQHLETLTTKQVDTKNTHGTGCTLSAAIASNLAKGQNLHQAVTQAKEYVTTALTYSLNIGQGQGPVGHFFQLLQNDG, translated from the coding sequence ATGAATGCTGAAACAATATCCAGGGTTCCTGTTGCATTAACCATTGCCGGTTCCGATAGTGGCGGCGGTGCAGGAATTCAAGCTGATTTACGCACCTTTGCCTTTCATTGTGTCCACGGTACTAGCGCTATAACCTGCGTCACGGCACAAAATACCTTGGGAGTAGCCAGAGTTGACGCTATGTCGCCGGAGGCAGTTGCAGCCCAAATACAAGCCGTTGTGGAGGATATTGGTGTACAGGCAGCGAAAACTGGTATGTTGCTCAATCAAGGAATTATCGCTACTGTTGCCCAGCAAGTGGAAACTTTAGGAATAAATAACTTAGTAGTTGACCCGGTAATGGTTTCACGGACTGGGGCGCAATTAATTGATGATAATGCTATCAAGACTCTGCGCCAGCAACTAATCCCTCTGGCGGCGATAATTACACCCAACAGGTACGAAGCCCAAATTTTAAGCGGTTTACCGATAAATACCCTAGATGATATGAGGGCAGCAGCTCAAGTAATTCACCGCAATTTAAAAGCAAAGGCTGTGTTAGTCAAGGGTGGAGGGATGCAGGGAAATGCCCGTGGTGTGGATATTTGGTTTGATGGACAACATCTAGAAACCCTGACAACAAAGCAGGTAGATACCAAAAATACTCACGGTACTGGTTGTACTTTATCAGCTGCGATCGCCTCCAATCTAGCAAAGGGTCAAAATTTGCACCAAGCTGTAACTCAAGCAAAGGAATATGTCACTACTGCACTCACTTACTCCCTCAATATTGGGCAAGGACAAGGGCCAGTAGGGCATTTCTTTCAGTTGTTACAAAATGATGGGTAA
- a CDS encoding DUF1611 domain-containing protein, with protein MRLPLNQRVAILLHEGTTGTIGKTGLALLRYSEAPIVAVIDRNCAGQSLREITGIKRDVPIVKSVEAALEYKPQVLVIGIAPKGGGIPDDYWIELKTALQAGMSLVNGLHTPLANIPDLNALLQPGQLIWDVRKEPANLDVASGAARTLPCRRVLTVGTDMAIGKMSTSLELHWAAKLRGWRSKFLATGQTGVMLEGDGVALDAVRVDFAAGAVEQMVMRYGKNYDILHIEGQGSLLHPGSTATLPLIRGSQPTQLVLVHRAGQTHNGNNPHVPIPPLPEVIRLYETVASGGGAFGTVPVVGIALNTAHLDEYAAKEAIAHTIAETGLPCTDVVRFGADVLLDAVMQN; from the coding sequence GTGCGTCTGCCACTTAATCAACGAGTAGCAATTCTGCTACATGAAGGAACTACGGGAACTATTGGCAAAACAGGGCTAGCACTTTTACGCTACAGTGAAGCCCCTATTGTCGCAGTCATTGACCGCAACTGTGCAGGCCAATCCTTGAGAGAAATCACAGGGATTAAGCGAGATGTCCCGATTGTCAAGTCGGTAGAAGCAGCTTTAGAGTATAAACCCCAAGTCTTAGTGATTGGTATTGCCCCCAAGGGTGGTGGTATACCAGATGATTACTGGATAGAACTGAAAACTGCCCTGCAAGCGGGGATGTCATTGGTAAATGGCTTACACACCCCCTTGGCAAATATCCCCGATTTAAATGCCCTCCTCCAACCAGGACAATTAATTTGGGATGTCCGCAAAGAACCAGCTAATTTAGATGTGGCTAGTGGTGCAGCGCGGACTTTACCCTGTCGGCGGGTGCTGACAGTGGGAACGGATATGGCAATCGGGAAAATGTCCACTAGTTTAGAACTACATTGGGCGGCAAAATTGCGGGGTTGGCGTTCTAAGTTTTTGGCTACTGGGCAGACTGGTGTGATGTTGGAAGGGGATGGTGTCGCCTTGGATGCGGTACGGGTAGACTTTGCTGCTGGTGCAGTGGAACAGATGGTGATGCGCTATGGCAAAAACTACGATATTTTGCACATTGAAGGGCAAGGTTCCTTACTACATCCTGGTTCTACCGCTACCTTACCTCTGATTCGTGGTTCCCAACCCACCCAACTAGTATTGGTACACCGCGCCGGACAGACTCACAACGGCAATAATCCTCATGTACCAATTCCGCCCTTACCAGAAGTAATTCGGCTGTATGAAACTGTAGCCAGTGGCGGCGGGGCGTTTGGGACTGTGCCTGTGGTAGGTATAGCTTTGAATACTGCCCACTTAGATGAGTATGCAGCAAAAGAGGCGATCGCTCACACAATAGCAGAAACTGGTTTACCCTGCACTGATGTCGTCCGCTTTGGTGCTGATGTTTTATTAGATGCCGTCATGCAAAATTAA
- a CDS encoding NUDIX hydrolase — protein sequence MSKLQEWQILNSKMVLDHPWCQVRQDEVKLPSGTIIDDYFVNVRPDIVLVLPITDNREVIFVRQYRHGVGDFFLELPAGRFDPTQESAEDAGLRELQEETGYIAQQLIKIAILYDNPSKDTNQIHLFLAENVVKVGEQNLDITEEIEIILIPLESVLEKITQGEISVAGTIAALFLGLNFITDK from the coding sequence ATGAGTAAATTACAAGAATGGCAAATATTAAACTCCAAAATGGTTTTAGATCATCCCTGGTGTCAAGTCAGGCAAGATGAAGTTAAATTACCAAGCGGTACAATAATAGATGATTATTTTGTCAATGTCAGACCAGATATTGTCCTAGTTTTGCCGATTACCGATAATAGAGAAGTTATATTTGTACGTCAATACAGACATGGGGTGGGAGATTTCTTTTTAGAACTGCCAGCCGGGAGATTTGATCCAACACAAGAAAGTGCTGAAGATGCAGGGTTGAGAGAATTGCAAGAAGAAACTGGTTATATTGCTCAACAATTAATCAAAATTGCCATACTATACGATAATCCCAGCAAAGACACTAATCAAATACATTTATTTCTAGCAGAAAATGTGGTTAAAGTTGGGGAGCAAAATTTAGATATTACAGAGGAAATAGAAATTATTTTAATTCCTCTTGAATCAGTCTTAGAAAAAATTACTCAAGGTGAAATTTCGGTAGCGGGAACTATTGCAGCTTTATTTCTAGGGTTGAATTTTATTACTGATAAGTAA
- a CDS encoding GNAT family N-acetyltransferase translates to MKIRLFHIQDAEQIALLFHQTVREVNIRDYSNNQVIAWAPDNIHFRDWAKICSERFTYVADDQGVIAGFGELELNGHIDCFYCHKNYLGMGVGRKIYSAIETKADELGISRLYTEASITAKSFFLRMGFSIIREQQVERRREYFINFAMEKFLISS, encoded by the coding sequence ATGAAAATACGATTATTTCACATACAAGATGCGGAACAGATAGCACTTTTATTCCACCAAACAGTACGTGAGGTTAATATCAGGGACTACTCGAATAATCAAGTAATAGCATGGGCCCCAGATAATATTCATTTTAGGGACTGGGCAAAAATTTGTTCAGAACGATTTACTTACGTTGCTGATGATCAAGGAGTGATTGCAGGTTTTGGCGAGTTAGAGTTAAACGGACATATAGACTGCTTCTACTGCCATAAAAATTATCTGGGTATGGGCGTAGGCAGGAAAATTTATTCGGCAATTGAGACTAAAGCTGATGAATTAGGAATTAGTCGCTTGTACACCGAAGCCAGCATTACTGCCAAGTCGTTTTTCCTGCGTATGGGTTTTTCCATTATCAGAGAACAGCAGGTGGAACGCAGAAGAGAATATTTTATAAATTTCGCAATGGAGAAGTTTTTAATCTCTAGCTGA
- the argC gene encoding N-acetyl-gamma-glutamyl-phosphate reductase gives MGNFGRVPVGIVGASGYGGVQLVRLLMDHPEVELVYLGGESSVGKSFASLYPHLAHAVKLSIEEVDPEVIARRCEVVFLSMPNGLACQIVPTLLEKGCKVLDLSADYRFRNLTTYTTWYGVERSDRPTADTAVYGLPELYRDRISEAQLVGCPGSYPTASLLALSPLLKQGLIVPETAIVDAKSGTSGGGREAKTYLLLAEADNSLAPYSVVRHRHTPEIEQICSDLAGHEVTVQFTPHLIPIVRGTLATVYATLRDPGLVGDDLTTIYTAFYRNSPWIKVCESGIYPQTKWAAGSNLCYIGVEVDPRTGRVIVMSAIDNLIKGQAGQAIQCLNIMMGWDETLGLPKMGFYP, from the coding sequence ATGGGCAATTTTGGGCGCGTACCCGTTGGGATTGTTGGCGCGTCAGGCTATGGTGGGGTACAGTTAGTCCGATTACTGATGGATCATCCAGAAGTTGAACTAGTTTATTTAGGTGGTGAGAGTAGTGTAGGTAAATCTTTTGCATCTCTCTACCCCCATTTAGCTCATGCAGTTAAATTATCAATTGAAGAAGTAGACCCAGAAGTTATTGCGCGTCGCTGCGAAGTGGTATTTCTCTCGATGCCGAATGGTCTAGCTTGTCAAATTGTGCCAACATTGTTGGAAAAAGGCTGTAAAGTACTGGATTTGAGTGCAGACTATCGATTCCGTAACTTGACAACTTACACCACTTGGTATGGTGTGGAAAGGAGCGATCGCCCGACAGCTGACACCGCCGTATATGGTTTACCGGAACTGTACCGCGATCGCATCTCTGAAGCCCAGTTAGTCGGTTGTCCCGGTTCCTACCCCACCGCTAGCCTCTTAGCATTATCACCACTGTTAAAACAAGGGTTAATCGTTCCGGAAACCGCTATTGTTGACGCTAAATCCGGCACATCTGGCGGCGGGAGGGAAGCCAAAACTTATTTATTACTAGCGGAAGCAGATAATTCTCTTGCCCCTTATAGTGTCGTTCGTCATCGTCACACACCAGAAATCGAGCAAATTTGTAGCGATTTGGCAGGACACGAAGTTACAGTCCAATTTACGCCACATCTGATCCCCATAGTGCGTGGAACCTTAGCAACTGTATACGCTACCCTCCGCGACCCCGGTTTAGTAGGAGATGATTTAACTACTATTTATACAGCATTTTACCGTAATTCCCCTTGGATAAAAGTCTGTGAAAGTGGCATTTATCCCCAAACCAAATGGGCTGCGGGCAGTAATCTTTGTTATATCGGTGTAGAAGTTGACCCGCGTACTGGCCGGGTAATTGTCATGTCAGCCATTGACAACCTGATTAAAGGCCAAGCGGGTCAAGCAATTCAGTGTCTCAACATTATGATGGGTTGGGATGAGACATTGGGTTTACCAAAGATGGGGTTTTATCCGTGA